One Simonsiella muelleri ATCC 29453 DNA window includes the following coding sequences:
- a CDS encoding intermembrane transport protein PqiB, translated as MNKPEEPHHLAKVRQTNALISTVWIIPVLAAIIGIWLLIQNYREKGPEITLLLDNAEGIEVNTTAVRILSVDVGRITKVRLRQDQKGVALTARLNKDVEDLMREDTQFWIVKPRIDQNGITGLNTLVSGSYIAFSPGKSEVEKSTFEVSDLPPVTAIGQNGIRVYLSGKNTKMLSVGSPVLFENHTVGTVESAKFDPKTQMVNYSIFIQSPNESLITSASLFWLDSGVSIRTDGSGISVNAPPLPALLSGAISFFTPKFIDNQTPVTNGDQFKIYNDRRELESQPSPRTLYYVAFFNQSVRGLEIGAPIEYKGIKIGTVADVPYFDGSDGFNLLKNGKIPVRLRLEPYLLETNNRRELHQSKEYWENEIQAALNRGLTASIVSNNMILGSKMIELSDEKSDLPILKPVNEYHGHTVIASRSGSSLEDLQAQVGKLLEKFNALPLEKTIGSLNADLAELKNTLKSAQTMLASTQQTMQNVNQAVITGDKTLKSANNAMNSVNKLINNPSIQQMPTELNQTLRDLRETLKGVSPQSPVYQEVQTTLQSIDRTLKDVKPVIKTLKEKPNSLIFNHNIQDPNPKGQ; from the coding sequence ATGAATAAACCCGAAGAACCCCATCATCTCGCCAAAGTACGCCAAACCAATGCATTGATTTCCACCGTTTGGATTATTCCCGTGCTGGCTGCCATTATTGGTATATGGTTGTTAATACAGAACTATCGCGAAAAAGGTCCTGAAATCACCCTGCTGTTGGACAACGCCGAAGGCATTGAAGTCAATACCACAGCCGTGCGCATATTAAGCGTGGATGTGGGACGCATTACCAAAGTTCGTCTGCGCCAAGACCAAAAAGGCGTGGCACTGACTGCCCGACTCAACAAAGACGTCGAAGATTTGATGCGCGAAGACACACAATTTTGGATTGTCAAACCACGCATTGACCAAAACGGCATCACTGGTTTGAACACTTTGGTATCGGGTTCGTACATCGCGTTTTCCCCTGGTAAAAGCGAAGTGGAAAAATCCACGTTTGAAGTGTCGGATTTACCTCCTGTTACCGCGATTGGACAAAATGGGATTCGCGTGTATTTGTCGGGCAAAAACACCAAAATGCTGAGTGTTGGTAGCCCTGTTTTATTTGAAAATCATACAGTTGGCACAGTAGAAAGCGCGAAATTTGACCCCAAAACCCAAATGGTTAATTATTCCATTTTCATTCAAAGTCCTAATGAAAGTCTGATTACATCAGCCAGTTTATTTTGGCTGGATAGTGGCGTGAGTATTCGTACTGATGGCTCAGGCATCAGCGTCAATGCGCCGCCTTTACCAGCGTTGTTGTCGGGTGCAATTTCATTTTTCACACCCAAATTCATTGATAATCAAACACCTGTTACCAATGGCGACCAGTTCAAAATCTACAACGACCGCCGCGAATTAGAAAGCCAGCCCAGTCCACGAACGTTGTATTATGTGGCATTTTTCAATCAATCGGTGCGCGGTTTGGAAATTGGTGCACCAATTGAATACAAAGGCATCAAAATAGGCACAGTCGCTGATGTCCCCTATTTTGATGGTTCAGATGGATTTAACCTATTGAAAAATGGAAAAATTCCTGTTCGCTTGCGCTTAGAACCATATTTACTGGAAACCAATAATCGCCGTGAATTGCACCAATCCAAAGAATATTGGGAAAATGAAATTCAGGCTGCCTTAAATCGTGGACTGACCGCATCAATTGTTAGCAACAACATGATTTTAGGCAGTAAAATGATTGAATTATCAGATGAAAAATCCGACTTACCTATCCTGAAACCTGTGAATGAATACCACGGACACACCGTCATCGCTTCACGCAGTGGCAGCAGCTTGGAAGATTTACAAGCACAAGTTGGCAAATTATTGGAAAAATTCAATGCGTTACCACTGGAAAAAACCATAGGCAGCCTAAATGCCGATTTAGCCGAATTAAAAAACACGCTCAAATCCGCCCAAACCATGCTCGCCAGCACCCAGCAAACCATGCAAAACGTTAATCAAGCCGTCATAACAGGCGACAAAACCCTAAAATCCGCCAATAATGCCATGAATTCAGTCAATAAATTAATCAACAACCCAAGCATTCAACAAATGCCTACAGAATTGAATCAGACTTTGCGTGATTTGCGTGAAACACTCAAAGGGGTGTCGCCACAATCACCTGTGTATCAAGAAGTGCAAACCACATTGCAAAGTATTGACCGTACTTTGAAAGACGTGAAGCCCGTCATTAAAACCTTGAAAGAAAAACCCAATTCATTAATTTTTAATCATAATATTCAAGACCCTAATCCCAAAGGGCAATAA
- a CDS encoding paraquat-inducible protein A produces MSFRQIMNDYAQQRWLRWYLPSATLPAHSVDCPECGLRVHLPKLRQGQQAQCPRCGHTLVRIENLAFQLPLACALAALILVSLVYSQTFAEITIGGIYTRLTLPEMVNSLLLRDFNFLSSILFLLTFGTPVLFLLLTIYVYASLITDKPFPYQLYATRLLARLNQWIMVDVFFVSALVADIKMSSVAQVKWGEAFWLMPVLALLLLRTTTAVPIHWVYHQIHRNENRELFQSADKQHICCTRCLYFRPNTERNCHICGSQLFDRRPRSLWISFCFLLAAMLLYIPANTLPIMISADPTRKMVNTIMNGIIYMWQDGDYMIAAIIFSASVLVPSLKIVSMLILLFSATIYPLMSVEKLSVQYRLTEAVGRWSMVDIFVIIILMTAFHTHIARVTPGPAAFYFCMVVILTMLSAYFFDMRLIWDWKTKSSQS; encoded by the coding sequence ATGTCTTTTCGTCAAATTATGAACGATTACGCCCAGCAACGATGGTTACGTTGGTATTTACCATCTGCCACGTTGCCTGCACATTCGGTGGATTGCCCCGAATGCGGTTTGCGCGTCCATCTGCCTAAGCTGCGACAAGGACAACAAGCACAATGCCCTCGCTGCGGACACACTTTAGTGCGAATTGAAAATTTGGCGTTTCAACTACCACTGGCATGTGCATTGGCAGCATTGATACTGGTTAGTTTGGTGTATAGCCAAACGTTTGCAGAAATAACCATCGGTGGCATTTACACGCGACTCACGCTGCCTGAAATGGTGAATTCACTGTTATTGCGTGATTTTAATTTTTTGAGTAGCATATTGTTTTTGCTTACATTTGGCACGCCTGTATTGTTTTTATTATTGACAATTTACGTGTACGCATCTTTGATTACAGACAAACCATTTCCTTACCAATTATACGCCACCCGCCTGCTGGCCCGTTTGAATCAATGGATAATGGTCGACGTGTTTTTTGTATCGGCTTTGGTGGCGGACATCAAAATGAGTTCAGTGGCACAAGTAAAATGGGGAGAAGCATTTTGGTTAATGCCAGTATTGGCGTTATTGCTGTTACGGACAACAACTGCCGTACCCATTCATTGGGTGTACCACCAAATTCATCGTAACGAAAACCGAGAATTATTTCAATCTGCTGATAAACAACATATTTGTTGCACACGCTGCCTGTATTTTCGCCCCAATACAGAACGCAATTGCCATATTTGCGGCTCACAATTATTTGATAGAAGACCGCGTAGTTTATGGATTTCATTTTGTTTTTTGTTGGCGGCGATGTTGCTGTACATTCCAGCCAACACCTTGCCTATTATGATTTCCGCCGACCCCACTAGAAAAATGGTTAATACCATCATGAACGGAATCATTTATATGTGGCAAGACGGTGATTACATGATTGCGGCGATTATTTTCAGCGCAAGTGTACTGGTACCGAGTTTGAAAATTGTGTCTATGCTGATTTTATTATTTAGCGCAACAATTTATCCCTTAATGTCGGTGGAAAAATTATCGGTACAATATCGCTTAACAGAAGCCGTTGGGCGGTGGTCAATGGTTGATATTTTTGTGATTATCATTTTGATGACGGCGTTTCATACACATATTGCGCGAGTAACGCCTGGTCCTGCTGCATTTTATTTTTGTATGGTGGTCATTTTAACCATGTTGTCGGCATATTTTTTTGATATGCGTTTAATTTGGGATTGGAAAACCAAATCATCTCAATCATAA
- a CDS encoding polysaccharide export protein yields the protein MNLKFTLLLSSLLLSACANNGNISFVPGSSLDMKNKQVVYADNSTPEMSQAELNQRAVIYPINLSLVQQMREPESYARSNPALEAQKRNYRYRLGVGDVLSIKIFNQPDFNSYQQVGQNNGQGTVVDESGNIYYPLAGKVQARGKSLAEIQQIITQRLARYYKNPQLDVSILQYRAQSISVNGAVKQSGKFPLNDVPLTLLDAISLAGGLTEAADTNNIKWTRNGRDITISLQDLLQRGDAAQNQLLGNGDAIYVPSRADVQVYVMGEVGKQNVITIDNNGLNLTEALAKSEGISQSFSNATGVFVIRNTPRDVNGKDIYVYQLNLKDATAYALGTQFKLKPNDVVYVTAAPVTRWNRVLSQIMPSVSSISTVKNAFF from the coding sequence ATGAACCTGAAATTTACTTTATTATTAAGCAGTTTGCTGCTGTCTGCGTGTGCGAATAATGGGAATATTTCGTTTGTGCCAGGCAGTAGTTTGGACATGAAAAACAAACAGGTAGTGTATGCCGACAACAGTACCCCCGAGATGTCTCAAGCTGAATTAAATCAACGTGCTGTGATTTACCCAATTAATTTATCGTTGGTGCAACAAATGCGCGAACCCGAAAGTTATGCACGCAGTAATCCTGCATTGGAAGCTCAAAAGCGTAATTATCGCTACCGTTTGGGTGTTGGTGATGTGTTGTCTATTAAAATTTTTAATCAGCCAGATTTTAATTCATATCAACAAGTTGGACAAAATAATGGGCAAGGAACAGTGGTTGATGAATCGGGTAATATTTATTATCCACTAGCAGGCAAAGTGCAGGCACGAGGCAAAAGTTTGGCGGAAATTCAACAAATAATTACGCAACGTTTGGCGCGTTATTATAAAAATCCACAATTAGATGTCAGTATTTTGCAATATCGAGCCCAAAGTATTTCGGTTAATGGTGCAGTGAAACAAAGTGGCAAGTTCCCATTGAATGATGTGCCTTTGACTTTATTAGATGCCATCAGTTTGGCTGGTGGTTTGACCGAAGCTGCCGACACCAATAACATCAAATGGACGCGTAATGGTCGCGACATCACGATTTCACTACAAGATTTGTTGCAACGCGGTGATGCAGCGCAAAATCAATTGTTGGGTAATGGTGATGCGATTTATGTGCCGTCTCGCGCTGATGTGCAGGTTTACGTGATGGGTGAAGTGGGTAAGCAAAATGTGATTACCATTGACAATAATGGTTTGAATTTGACAGAAGCTTTGGCAAAATCTGAAGGCATTAGTCAAAGTTTTAGTAATGCAACTGGCGTGTTTGTGATTCGCAACACACCACGTGATGTGAATGGTAAAGATATTTATGTTTATCAATTAAATTTAAAAGATGCAACGGCTTATGCTTTGGGTACGCAGTTTAAATTGAAACCAAATGATGTGGTTTATGTTACCGCAGCACCTGTAACACGTTGGAATCGCGTTTTGTCGCAAATTATGCCTAGTGTCAGCAGTATTTCTACTGTGAAAAATGCGTTTTTCTAA
- a CDS encoding low molecular weight protein-tyrosine-phosphatase → MFNKILVVCVGNICRSPTGEALLKQKLPNHTIASAGVGALVGDPADAQASQVAQQHGVDLSTHVAQQLTSELAAQYDLILVMEQGHIDAVSQISPSARSKTMLFGQWLPQGRREIADPYRQSDEMFQLTYQQLAQAADLWVDKLKRA, encoded by the coding sequence ATGTTTAATAAAATTTTGGTGGTTTGTGTGGGGAATATTTGCCGCTCACCAACTGGTGAGGCGTTATTGAAACAAAAGTTACCTAATCATACCATTGCATCGGCGGGTGTAGGGGCGTTGGTGGGGGACCCAGCAGACGCACAAGCCAGCCAAGTTGCACAACAACATGGTGTGGATTTGTCCACTCATGTGGCACAACAATTGACCAGTGAATTGGCGGCGCAATACGATTTGATTTTAGTTATGGAACAAGGGCATATTGATGCTGTTAGTCAAATTTCACCGTCAGCGCGTAGCAAAACCATGTTGTTTGGGCAATGGTTGCCGCAAGGTCGCCGTGAAATTGCTGACCCATATAGACAAAGCGATGAAATGTTTCAATTAACTTATCAGCAATTGGCGCAAGCAGCGGATTTGTGGGTGGACAAATTAAAACGCGCTTAG
- a CDS encoding polysaccharide biosynthesis tyrosine autokinase yields the protein MVQTHSSQQNHQTIDDDEIDLTQLFGTLWFHKWKIIIVTVLCTLVGVLVALGSTPVYQADAMVEVTGTKNQILGELGDLLGGTPQAPTDTEIELIKSRLVLGKSVSDLGLDLVAKPEISFFNKVLGDKTDVQPEINVESFTVDALWLNREFELTYQGNQQFRIKTPEEKTFAGVIGQPLQINAETRLLVKKITAPVGQKFTLTKFTQLSTIEHLRKNLSVAAKGKNVPILSLSLTGTEPLQIQTTLAKIIENYMVQNREKEVQTARSGLDFINSELPRLSSVLEDAENKLNAYRARSGSLDVPAEAKSTLESLNKIEMQIVDLRTEESVLSGVYTHEHPAYKALEDKLKVLQQAKERLNKQISRMPETQQEIIRLTRDVDINQAIYVQLLNKQQELNILRASSQGNVRLIDQAITAEEPIKPKKKIIVLLAMMVGLFLSCGYYLIQSLMKQGISSEDEIEAMGLEVLSSVPLSDLQNKRDKFFRKNNKNKDIRSNSLLAIKDPTDPTIEALRALRTTLHFRSLDAKNKVVMISGAAPEVGKSFISANLAVLMAQAGRKILLIDGDMRKGYLHYLMQLPEKKQGLSNILQNDKLNKNNPYDNYIQTTMVEGLDFVSLGTDVPKNPSELLLNNKLSVFLKWAEKHYDHIILDTPPVLAVTDAAVIGQYVGTTLLVTQFGKTDSRELATCAARFSVNHVKIDGVVLNGIQRTEKNYYSYGNYANKYAKK from the coding sequence ATGGTTCAAACTCATTCATCACAACAAAATCATCAAACCATTGACGATGACGAAATTGATTTAACGCAATTATTCGGTACGTTATGGTTTCATAAATGGAAAATTATTATTGTTACTGTGCTTTGTACGCTAGTTGGCGTACTGGTTGCACTAGGTTCAACACCTGTGTATCAAGCTGATGCAATGGTTGAAGTTACAGGCACTAAAAACCAAATTTTAGGTGAATTGGGCGATTTGTTAGGTGGTACACCGCAAGCCCCTACGGATACCGAAATTGAGTTGATTAAATCGCGTTTGGTGCTGGGCAAATCAGTTAGTGATTTGGGTTTGGATTTGGTTGCCAAGCCTGAAATTTCTTTTTTTAATAAAGTATTGGGCGATAAAACAGATGTGCAGCCTGAAATCAATGTGGAATCATTTACGGTTGATGCGTTGTGGTTAAATAGGGAGTTTGAGTTAACTTATCAGGGGAATCAGCAATTTAGAATTAAAACACCTGAAGAGAAAACGTTTGCTGGTGTGATTGGGCAGCCGTTGCAAATCAATGCGGAGACGCGTTTGTTGGTAAAAAAAATCACTGCGCCAGTCGGTCAGAAATTTACCCTAACCAAATTCACACAATTATCCACTATTGAGCATCTTCGCAAAAATCTGTCGGTGGCAGCAAAAGGCAAAAATGTACCTATTTTGAGTTTGAGTTTGACGGGCACTGAACCTTTGCAGATTCAGACCACATTGGCGAAAATCATTGAAAATTATATGGTGCAAAACCGTGAAAAAGAAGTACAAACGGCGCGTAGTGGTTTGGATTTCATCAATTCTGAATTACCGCGTTTATCTAGTGTGTTGGAAGATGCGGAAAATAAATTGAATGCTTATCGTGCCAGAAGTGGTTCATTGGACGTGCCTGCGGAAGCCAAAAGTACATTGGAAAGTCTGAATAAAATTGAAATGCAAATTGTGGATTTGCGCACAGAAGAGTCTGTTTTATCAGGTGTTTATACACATGAACACCCAGCTTATAAAGCATTAGAAGATAAACTGAAGGTGTTACAACAAGCCAAAGAACGCTTGAATAAACAAATTTCGCGTATGCCTGAAACGCAACAAGAAATCATTCGTTTGACGCGTGATGTGGATATTAACCAAGCGATTTATGTGCAATTACTGAATAAACAGCAAGAATTGAATATTCTTCGCGCTAGCTCACAGGGTAATGTGCGTTTGATTGATCAAGCCATCACGGCAGAAGAGCCAATCAAACCGAAGAAGAAAATTATTGTGTTGTTGGCGATGATGGTGGGTTTATTTTTGTCTTGTGGCTATTATTTGATTCAATCTTTGATGAAACAAGGTATTTCTTCTGAAGATGAAATTGAAGCCATGGGTTTGGAAGTATTGAGTAGCGTGCCTTTGTCCGATTTGCAAAATAAGCGCGATAAATTTTTCCGAAAAAATAATAAAAATAAAGATATCCGCTCTAATAGTTTGTTGGCAATCAAAGACCCAACCGATCCAACAATAGAAGCATTGCGTGCTTTGCGTACCACATTGCATTTCCGTTCATTAGATGCTAAAAATAAAGTGGTTATGATTTCCGGGGCAGCACCAGAAGTTGGAAAATCATTTATTTCCGCGAATTTGGCGGTGTTAATGGCACAAGCTGGGCGTAAGATTTTGTTAATTGATGGTGATATGCGTAAGGGTTATTTGCATTATTTGATGCAGCTGCCTGAAAAAAAACAAGGCTTGTCCAATATTTTGCAAAATGATAAATTAAACAAAAATAATCCATATGATAACTATATTCAAACCACGATGGTTGAAGGTTTGGATTTTGTAAGCTTGGGAACAGATGTGCCTAAAAATCCATCAGAATTATTGTTAAACAATAAGTTGTCTGTATTTCTTAAATGGGCAGAAAAGCATTACGACCACATTATCTTGGATACACCACCTGTGTTGGCAGTTACCGATGCGGCGGTAATAGGGCAGTATGTGGGTACAACGTTATTGGTTACGCAGTTTGGTAAAACCGACTCACGTGAATTGGCGACTTGTGCGGCACGTTTTTCGGTAAATCATGTGAAAATTGATGGCGTGGTGTTAAATGGTATTCAGCGCACAGAGAAAAATTATTATTCATATGGTAATTATGCAAATAAATATGCCAAAAAATGA